The sequence aatttcttaataataaataagtttcttaatttaattttatttattacagtagtTTCCCTAttctaattgatttaatttactttacttatttaattaatagctataactctaaataaatttaattaattgcctCCTCCAAAGACTGTCATTGTTCCCTGTTGAGTTATATTTGACCCCAGCTTGGGCCAGCAATTCCTCTAATATTGTCGTCCCATCGTGTTAGTGGTCTTCCTCTGCCCCGATTTCATAGCGGGCCTTTCCAGAATTTCTTTCtttagcaatatatatatatatggagttACATTTTTTCCATCTGTCAGATTTAAAAATCCAGAATTTTAAACGGAATGATTAATGTAAATTGCTTTGGAATTATTAGTTACACTGAAATGTATCGGCAACtcgcaatataataataaaaataaattcgaagaGATTAACCATTTTCGAACTAAGAAACCGACCAAATATAGTAATTGAAAAAGTTCCATGAGTGTACTATTTTGTACTTGGATCTTAAAAGGAGATCTAGGTAGACCGAAAACAacttaataatagaatattatataacaccgATTACGAGCTATTACGTTTACATCAGGTCTGGATCTAGACCTGTTTTGCCTTTGTAAGTGCTCTTTGATACGAGCATAAGTTGATAACAGGTATGGGATTATATCGAGCTGTTAGCACCACCgaggtaaattaaatttttcaataatcgATTTTTGTATTTGTCCGTTACATTTGAACTTTGATCAAGttacttgaatttttttaattttataatacttgatTTCTTtagttatttaagttttatgtggTTTAACTGTGAACTGTCCGGATCAAATTACAGCTACGGAACCTTATCTCaacgattaatattaattaattataatgtttcccggaaatattatagtgcacgTGTGCGCACCAATTTAGATGCAATCTCACTTTCTTCCCTATCACAGTCTCATTGGCCGTCGAACTGATTTACTTGATACAAGAGTGCAATACTTAATCACTTTTGGCCCTACTAACAATTACTAAGAACGGTCTGCGAGGAATAAAATCACGaacctataatttattatatgtttcacAATTTTTATGTCTCCTTTAGTCGTATCAGCTAATATAGATATCTGATTTTCCTGCTTTCTTTGATCAGTAGGGTTTAAATGAATCTTAAGAGTTCCTGAACTAGCCTCCGACCGACGCTCACATGTCGTATAAATACCATTACATTTATGCGTCACACCACTTACCTGCGAAGCTTCAATTACATCGGACTTAAAATATACTGTAAAATGTCGCGTTTTATAGTAAGTAGTAGCAGTAgtagttttattgtattatttattaaataatgatatatcatCATAAgcattatgaaaaatatttgatagaagAAGATTTAATACTAtcctttatattgtttaaatattaagtttttaatagctaaaatgtaacaatgatttaaaaaagttacaatatGTTCAATTCTATAATTGCcatcgaaataatttaatagaatcatgtgatttattattaaatatattttatacaatttcagGTCTTAATATGTTTGAGCTTCGTGCTTGCACAAGTTAAAGCAGAGACAAAGAAAAGAGAAGCATCTGCATCCTACTCTATTCCAACGCGGCACACCTACTCCGAGTATCACAATAGAGTCCCGATCCCAATTCCTCATCCCGTCCCAGTAAGTGTTCCTAGACCTGTACCAGTAGGTGTACCAGTTGCAGTACCAGTGGACAATCCACGCCCCGTCCCAGTTGCTGTTCCTCAACCGGTGGCTCAAATAATACCCAGACCGGTAGCGGTACCGATCAACCGTCCAGTACCATTGCCAGTCTCCCAGCCCGTTCCTGTTACTATTACACAGGGAGTTGGTATTCCAGTTCCCCAACCATACGCGGTCAGTGTGCCAGCTGCTGTTCCAGTCAGAGTGCCACAGCCGATTCCGGTACCGGTGGGCGTTCAAGCAATTGGGGGATATGGCGGTATTGGTTCCGGTGTATCAATTGGTGGTATCGGTTCCGGTGTATCAATTGGTGGTATCGGGTCTGGCTTGTCAATCAGTGGTATTGGCTCCGGCGTGTATGCTGGTGGATATGGATCCATAGGTGTTCCTGTATCTTCAAAAATCGTTTCATCAGTTTCAATAGCTCATCCATATATTTCTTCTGGATCTGTTCATGGGTCTGGCTATGGCGGTGGGTATCTGTCAGGAGGTCATGGAGTGTATGGCCACGGGCATTGATaccaatgaataatatattcaaaatgtcTGCCAAATATAGAGGCTCATTGTATGTTTTCGaatgttttaactttatattgtaGTCCTATGGGGTATGTCCGGTTGAAGGtcccttattttttatatctagtcCAAAGTCCATTATTATctatgatgtattttttaagtgaataattaatttgtattgaattaaatatttaaattgtaataatactgATTGCTCCGAAACAATGCTTGTATGGCAAGGACATTAATTCACCTTTATTTCTCATATTGTTTACCAATCAACGCTTTATTAGTactaagttaatattaatttgtgttaGACTTCTTACggtattgattattttgtacataaaaaataattatataatactacccACCTTTGt comes from Vanessa tameamea isolate UH-Manoa-2023 chromosome 15, ilVanTame1 primary haplotype, whole genome shotgun sequence and encodes:
- the LOC113398427 gene encoding tetra-peptide repeat homeobox protein 1-like; translated protein: MSRFIVLICLSFVLAQVKAETKKREASASYSIPTRHTYSEYHNRVPIPIPHPVPVSVPRPVPVGVPVAVPVDNPRPVPVAVPQPVAQIIPRPVAVPINRPVPLPVSQPVPVTITQGVGIPVPQPYAVSVPAAVPVRVPQPIPVPVGVQAIGGYGGIGSGVSIGGIGSGVSIGGIGSGLSISGIGSGVYAGGYGSIGVPVSSKIVSSVSIAHPYISSGSVHGSGYGGGYLSGGHGVYGHGH